In Brachypodium distachyon strain Bd21 chromosome 2, Brachypodium_distachyon_v3.0, whole genome shotgun sequence, one genomic interval encodes:
- the LOC100836246 gene encoding lysine-specific demethylase JMJ705 — MRNCKEKPHPCAVTEHTGRETNRDSSPRRTAPQAGLRQRLPLRAPLLLPLVSLSFILLAFLRSQTPPPKLNQKPLSSCAVSQCATSITAGGNRTAQHPSAMMSSSSSPPPPARVAAELVPPWLKSLPLAPEFHPTAAEFADPVAYILKIEPAAEPFGICKVVPPCPQPPKKTTLSNLTRSFAALHPDDPAPTFPARHQQLGLSPRSRRPALTAVWQSSRSYTLPQFESRAAASRKTLLARLNVPASKHLSPLEHEALFWSASADRPVTVDYASDMPGSGFSAPSTCAARPPSQQAHVGETAWNMRGAARSPGSLLRFMRDEVPGVNTPMLYVGMTFSWFAWHVEDHDLHSLNYMHFGAAKTWYGVPRDAALAFEDVVREHGYGGEVNPLETFATLGKKTTVMSPEVLVGLGVPCCRLVQNEGDFVVTFPGSYHCGFSHGFNCGEASNIATPEWLRVAKEAAIRRASINRPPMLSHYQLLYELALSMCIRDPSIGPMEPRSSRLKEKKKGEGGQLVKKIFVQNAIEDNELLSSLLNDGSSCIILPINADDGPVLSALRSRSQLKAKSNTSDGLCSSGEALEESRCLSETFDRNGEIINCGALSSSKESPSSVCSGSMHDCVNLSCSSDTHNAEGDKVDVISAAGLLDQGLLSCVSCGILSFSCVAVIKPRECTSKYLMSSDYNLINDQLVNSGRIHPANATSEGTDGGILHSDEDIQNKKIKVCHDCSELSRHMTESQHNDSSHVCFDGTKMSSSSIKCQERPSSQSSQCIGGSGILNGPRGFRTRNKYLLKMALSEGFQPNNIYQSMEKKGQSEPSNSKKIVKEPLVTGGTDYDARCKSTAIATGDPRSSTATINISDQPIVEFDKDSSRMHVFCLEHAVEVEKRLQAIGGAHIILLCRPEYLKIEAEARTLAAEMKVEYDWKDIHFREANMEDRDMIQEVLQDEETIPTNSDWAVKLGDNLYYSANLAKSPIYNKQIPYNKVIYRAFGCDSPDNSPVNLKTCERNQGRQKKVVFAGRWCGRVWMSNQVHPYLARRIESHELEEIDNSSGVEVSKRIGSTITAVMRSSKKRENMILKETNSKRIKQTQECNSGALKGVAEVPSPSPAGVVLRVSSRIANRANKIKSEMTEEEDPAGRPKSEVTCPSRPGPSKQKTKVKAKNQIMPPTASLKDEKEHPSATKGSSVSCYTKQRTRTEAKEATGETGTPRDPKQEEYVCNIDGCLMSFDTKKELSLHKHNICPVKGCGKKFFVHRYLLQHRKVHTDDRPLKCPWEGCDVAFKWTWARTEHLRVHTGDRPYVCHEPGCTQTFRFVSDFSRHKRRTGHSTKKTNKHKSNQGSSKLW, encoded by the exons ATGAGAAACTGCAAGGAAAAACCGCATCCTTGCGCAGTTACGGAACACACGGGCAGAGAGACGAACCGCGACTCGAGTCCACGGCGAACCGCACCGCAGGCGGGCCTCCGGCAGCGGTTGCCGTTGCGggctcctctccttcttccattGGTTTCGCTTTCCTTCATTCTTCTTGCCTTCCTCCGCTCCCAAACCCCTCCCCCAAAACTGAACCAAAAACCTCTCTCCTCTTGCGCTGTCTCCCAATGCGCGACTAGCATCACCGCCGGCGGAAACCGCACCGCACAGCATCCCAGCGCGATGatgtcgtcgtcttcgtcgccgcccccgccggcccgggtggcggcggagctggTCCCCCCGTGGCTGAAATCCCTGCCCCTGGCGCCCGAGTTCCACCCCACCGCTGCCGAGTTCGCCGACCCCGTCGCCTACATCCTGAAGATCGAACCCGCCGCGGAGCCATTCGGCATCTGCAAGGTCGTGCCGCCCTGCCCGCAGCCGCCTAAGAAGACCACCCTCTCCAACCTCACCCGCTCCTTCGCCGCGCTCCACCCGGACGACCCGGCCCCGACCTTCCCTGCGCGCCACCAGCAGCTCGGCCTCTCcccgcgcagccgccgccccgcgctcACCGCCGTCTGGCAATCCTCCCGCTCCTACACCCTCCCGCAGTTCGAGTccagggccgccgcctcccggaAGACGCTCCTCGCCCGCCTCAACGTCCCTGCCTCCAAGCACCTCTCCCCGCTAGAACACGAGGCGCTCTTCTGGAGCGCGTCCGCCGACCGCCCCGTCACGGTCGACTACGCCAGCGACAtgccgggctcgggcttctCCGCCCCCTCCACCTGCGCTGCACGGCCCCCGAGTCAGCAGGCGCACGTCGGGGAGACGGCCTGGAACATGCGCGGCGCCGCCAGGAGCCCCGGCTCGCTCCTGCGCTTCATGCGGGACGAGGTCCCCGGGGTCAACACGCCGATGCTGTACGTCGGCATGACCTTCAGTTGGTTCGCCTGGCACGTCGAGGACCACGACCTGCACAGCCTCAACTACATGCACTTCGGGGCCGCCAAGACGTGGTACGGGGTGCCGCGCGACGCTGCGCTCGCCTTCGAGGATGTGGTCCGCGAGCACGGGTATGGCGGGGAGGTGAACCCGTTAG AAACCTTCGCGACGCTGGGGAAGAAAACAACTGTGATGTCGCCTGAAGTGCTCGTGGGCTTGGGGGTACCTTGCTGCAG GTTGGTGCAGAATGAAGGGGACTTCGTGGTCACTTTCCCAGGATCATATCACTGCGGTTTCAGCCATG GTTTCAATTGTGGTGAGGCATCAAATATAGCTACCCCTGAATGGTTGAGAGTAGCAAAAGAGGCCGCAATCAGGAGAGCATCAATCAATCGACCTCCCATGCTTTCACACTATCAACTGCTTTACGAACTTGCACTGTCAATGTGCATAAG GGATCCGTCTATTGGGCCAATGGAACCACGAAGTTCTAGAttaaaggagaagaagaagggtgaAGGGGGGCAGTTGGTCAAAAAGATATTTGTCCAAAATGCTATTGAAGACAATGAACTTCTTAGTTCTCTTCTGAATGATGGATCTTCTTGTATCATTCTCCCTATAAATGCCGATGATGGTCCTGTTCTTTCAGCTTTGCGCTCAAGATCCCAATTAAAAGCTAAATCCAATACTTCAGATGGCCTATGCAGTAGTGGAGAAGCTCTAGAAGAGTCGAGATGCTTATCAGAGACTTTTGATAGGAATGGTGAAATTATAAACTGTGGTGCTTTGTCTTCGTCGAAAGAAAGTCCATCATCAGTCTGCTCCGGAAGTATGCATGATTGTGTAAATTTGTCTTGCTCATCTGATACACATAATGCAGAAGGTGATAAAGTGGATGTAATCAGTGCTGCTGGGCTTTTAGATCAGGGTTTATTATCCTGTGTCAGCTGTGGGATTTTAAGTTTCTCGTGTGTGGCTGTCATCAAACCAAGAGAGTGTACATCAAAATACTTGATGTCTTCTGATTATAATTTGATTAATGATCAGCTTGTTAATTCTGGAAGGATACATCCGGCAAATGCAACAAGTGAAGGGACTGATGGTGGCATTCTGC attctgatgaagatattcagaacaaaaaaattaaagtcTGTCATGACTGCAGTGAATTATCGAGGCACATGACTGAATCGCAGCACAATGATTCAAGTCATGTTTGTTTTGATGGAACGAAGATGTCCTCAAGTAGCATTAAATGCCAAGAAAGACCATCATCCCAGAGCTCCCAATGTATTGGTGGCTCAGGTATTTTGAATGGTCCAAGGGGTTTTCgcacaagaaacaaatatCTACTTAAGATGGCACTATCTGAAGGTTTTCAGCCAAATAATATTTATCAGTCGATGGAAAAGAAGGGTCAATCTGAGCCGTCAAATTCAAAAAAGATTGTAAAGGAGCCACTTGTTACCGGTGGCACAGACTATGATGCCAGATGTAAGAGCACTGCAATTGCTACGGGTGACCCTAGAAGCTCTACAGCTACAATTAACATCTCTGATCAACCAATTGTGGAATTTGACAAGGATTCATCAAGAATGCATGTATTTTGTCTTGAGCATGCTGTCGAGGTTGAGAAGCGACTCCAAGCAATTGGTGGTGCCCATATTATTCTTTTATGTCGCCCAG AATATCTTAAAATAGAAGCAGAAGCAAGGACTTTAGCTGCAGAAATGAAAGTTGAGTATGACTGGAAGGACATCCATTTCAGGGAAGCCAACATGGAGGATCGGGATATGATACAAGAAGTCCTGCAGGATGAGGAAACAATACCAACAAACAGTGACTGGGCTGTTAAACTGGGTGATAATCTTTACTACAGTGCAAATCTTGCCAAATCTCCTATATATAACAAACAAATACCGTACAACAAAGTCATTTATAGGGCTTTTGGCTGTGATTCTCCTGATAATTCACCAGTAAATCTGAAGACTTGCGAGAGAAATCAAGGAAGGCAGAAGAAAGTGGTCTTTGCTGGCCGGTGGTGTGGGAGAGTATGGATGTCAAACCAGGTCCATCCGTACTTGGCTCGGAGAATTGAAAGCCATGAACTGGAAGAGATTGACAATTCTAGTGGAGTTGAAGTCTCCAAAAGAATTGGTAGCACTATAACAGCTGTAATGAGATCAAGCAAGAAAAGGGAGAACATGATTCTTAAGGAAACAAACAGCAAGAGGATCAAGCAAACTCAAGAGTGCAACTCCGGAGCATTAAAAGGTGTTGCTGAAGTGCCCTCCCCCTCACCAGCTGGAGTGGTTCTCCGTGTTAGCTCTAGGATTGCCAACAGAGCAAACAAGATAAAATCAGAGATGACAGAAGAGGAGGATCCTGCTGGGCGTCCAAAGTCAGAGGTCACTTGCCCGTCGAGACCAGGACCGTCAAAGCAGAAGACTAAAGTCAAAGCAAAGAACCAGATAATGCCTCCTACTGCATCTCTTAAGGATGAAAAGGAGCACCCATCCGCTACCAAGGGCTCTTCTGTGAGCTGTTACACTAAGCAGAGAACCAGAACAGAAGCAAAGGAAGCCACAGGGGAGACGGGGACTCCAAGAGATCCAAAGCAGGAAGAGTATGTCTGCAATATCGATGGCTGTTTGATGAGTTTTGACACAAAAAAGGAACTGTCCTTGCATAAGCACAACATTTGCCCAGTGAAGGGCTGTGGGAAGAAGTTCTTCGTGCACAGGTATCTGCTCCAGCACCGCAAGGTTCACACGGACGACCGTCCGCTGAAATGCCCGTGGGAGGGTTGCGATGTGGCATTCAAGTGGACATGGGCAAGGACAGAGCATCTTAGGGTTCATACGGGCGACAGGCCCTATGTTTGCCATGAGCCAGGGTGTACGCAGACATTCAGGTTTGTATCAGATTTCAGCCGTCACAAACGCAGGACAGGTCATTCAACCAAGAAGACTAACAAACACAAGAGCAACCAAGGCAGTAGCAAGTTGTGGTAG
- the LOC100835939 gene encoding protein terminal ear1 homolog, which produces MEGRGAGMGGMPGAPPIILDAGAQEYYPAVVGGAAAYPPFLPLTPQQLYCPPPYQAMPPPPPPMALPLPLPMPMPIPIPQQIGPTAAAAAAAVDAPASRAVVLSLVPPHAQEGDVARAMAAFGAVRAVDASAVPSERVATVHFFDLRAAELAVAAVRAQHMRQQCRLSQLYAATVSWPPSAAGPGPAPAAWDWPHDDILGLVLGQAVWAQFAAASTLPDDGFSRGSLVVLNSLPDDVSLLELRQAFQAFGDLKDLRQSPHRPSHKFVEFFDTRDAARALAELNGQDFFGHRLVLEFTRPSTPGFRRRGYVLQQQPMAPIPPRLQQAWRPTFPQASSSSSGTGRGREGVVLMRRSSSAKSSGSGDRSKGGNNNNNNGAGRSHERKGKGGKKPTIVVVASSSASSSSTTEATTASSSGKQQCVKSVGRAGSGRSHRGWKGRFDKQFEFKEPEAAAADDTDTQEPETRTTVMIRNIPNKYSQKLVLNMLDAHCIVHNKKQIEAGESECQGQQQPLSSYDFLYLPIDFKNKCNVGYGFVNLTSPEAAVRLHKAFHQQPWEVFNSRKICQVTYARVQGLEALKQHFKNCSFPCESDEYLPVVFSPPRDGQQLTEPVPLVQPSLRAPTSNVDPLALDLMAAAPSSTSGDGASSTMSTHADEGHGASCSNDDDDDNDDEGLAEELQRLGYTD; this is translated from the exons ATGGAGGGAAGAGGTGCTGGCATGGGCGGGATGCCGGGAGCTCCCCCAATCATCCTGGACGCTGGAGCTCAGGAGTACTACCCTGCAGTcgttggcggcgccgccgcctacccGCCATTCCTGCCGCTTACCCCGCAGCAGCTCTACTGCCCGCCGCCATACCAGGCcatgccgcctccgccgccgccgatggccCTGCCCTTGCCGCTGCCGATGCCAATGCCGATTCCGATTCCGCAGCAGATTGGGccgacggccgcggcggcggcggcggcggttgacGCGCCGGCGAGCCGCGCGGTGGTGCTGAGCCTGGTGCCGCCGCACGCGCAGGAGGGCGACGTGGCGCGCGCCATGGCGGCATTCGGCGCGGTGCGCGCCGTGGACGCGTCCGCGGTGCCGTCCGAGCGCGTGGCCACCGTGCACTTCTTCgacctccgcgccgccgagctcgccgtggccgccgtgcGCGCGCAGCACATGCGGCAGCAGTGCCGCCTCAGCCAGCTCTACGCCGCCACGGTCTCCTGGcctccgtcggcggcggggccagGCCCAGCTCCTGCTGCCTGGGACTGGCCCCACGACGACATCCTGGGCCTCGTCCTCGGGCAGGCCGTCTGGGCCcagttcgccgccgcctccacgctCCCCGACGACGGCTTCAGCCGCGGCTCCCTCGTCGTGCTCAATTCCCTCCCGGACGACGTCTCCCTCCTCGAGCTCCGCCAGGCCTTCCAAGCTTTCG GTGACTTGAAGGATTTGAGGCAGTCGCCGCATCGGCCGAGCCACAAGTTCGTGGAGTTCTTCGACACCCGcgacgccgcccgcgcgctcgCCGAGCTCAACGGCCAGGACTTCTTCGGCCACCGCCTCGTCCTCGAGTTCACGCGCCCCTCGACCCCGGGCTTCCGCAG GCGCGGGTAcgtgctgcagcagcagcccatGGCCCCGATCCCGCCGAGGCTGCAACAGGCATGGCGTCCGACGTTTCCACAGGCGTCGTCATCGTCCTCAGGGACCGGCAGGGGGAGGGAAGGCGTGGTGCTCATGAGGAGATCAAGCTCTGCGAAATCTAGCGGCTCAGGTGATCGATCCAAGGgaggcaacaacaacaacaacaatggcgCCGGCAGGAGCCATGAGCGGAAGGGCAAGGGCGGGAAGAAGCCCACCATCGTCGTCGTGGCGTCATCATccgcttcgtcgtcgtccacgacGGAGGCGACCACCGCGTCGTCGTCTGGCAAGCAGCAGTGCGTCAAGTCGGTCGGCCGTGCCGGGAGCGGGCGGAGCCACAGGGGCTGGAAAGGCCGGTTCGACAAGCAATTCGAGTTCAAAGAGccggaagccgccgccgccgacgacaccGACACGCAAGAGCCGGAGACGCGGACCACGGTGATGATCAGGAACATACCCAACAAGTACAG CCAGAAGCTGGTACTCAACATGCTGGATGCGCACTGCATCGTCCACAACAAGAAGCAGATCGAGGCCGGCGAAAGCGAATGCcaggggcagcagcagcccttaTCCTCCTACGACTTCCTCTACCTCCCCATCGATTTCAA AAACAAGTGCAACGTGGGCTACGGCTTCGTGAACCTCACCTCGCCGGAGGCTGCCGTGCGTCTGCACAAGGCATTCCACCAGCAGCCGTGGGAGGTCTTCAACTCGCGCAAGATCTGCCAGGTTACATACGCACGCGTGCAG GGCCTGGAGGCGCTGAAGCAGCACTTCAAGAACTGCTCGTTCCCGTGCGAGAGCGACGAGTACCTGCCGGTGGTGTTCTCGCCCCCGCGTGACGGCCAGCAGCTCACCGAGCCAGTGCCCCTGGTCCAGCCCTCGCTGCGCGCCCCGACCTCAAACGTCGACCCGCTGGCGCTGGACCTCATGGCAGCCGCGCCTTCGTCGACGTCGGGCGACGGCGCATCCTCCACCATGTCCACCCACGCCGACGAGGGCCACGGCGCAAGCTGCAGCaacgatgatgatgacgacaacgacgacgagggactcgccgAGGAGCTACAGCGCCTAGGCTACACCGACTAG
- the LOC100827868 gene encoding cysteine proteinase EP-B 1, which translates to MGLLSKKLLVACLALLAVVSLCSAIPFDAKDLESEEALWELYTRWQSAHRLPPQHHAEKHRRFGTFKSNVLFIHAHNTRLNDTSTNNNGPSYRLRLNRFGDMDQAEFRSTFAGPLHRHTRPAQSIPGFIYDTVKDIPQAVDWRQKGAVTGVKDQGKCGSCWAFSAVASVEGLNAIRTGSLVSLSEQELIDCDTGGDDNGCQGGLMESAFEFIAHSAGGLATEAAYPYHASNGTCNANRGSSVSVRIDGHQSVPAGNEEALAKAVAHQPVSVAIDAGGQAFQFYSEGVFTGDCGSELDHGVAVVGYGVAEEDGKEYWIVKNSWGPGWGEHGYVRMQRDSGVDGGLCGIAMEASYPVKNEQTKKKPRRALGEKKAYYSQ; encoded by the coding sequence ATGGGGCTGCTTAGCAAGAAGCTTCTGGTGGCTTGCTTGGCCCTGCTGGCCGTGGTTTCCTTGTGCAGCGCGATCCCGTTCGACGCCAAGGACCTGGAGTCAGAGGAAGCGCTGTGGGAGCTCTACACGCGGTGGCAGAGCGCGCACCGGCTGCCCCCGCAGCACCACGCCGAGAAGCACCGCCGCTTCGGCACCTTCAAGTCCAACGTCCTCTTCATCCACGCCCACAACACCCGCCTCAACGACACAAGCACCAACAATAACGGCCCATCCTACCGCCTCCGCCTCAACCGCTTCGGCGACATGGACCAGGCCGAGTTCCGCTCCACCTTCGCCGGCccactccaccgccataccaGGCCGGCCCAGTCCATCCCGGGCTTCATCTACGACACCGTCAAGGACATTCCCCAGGCCGTGGACTGGCGCCAGAAGGGCGCCGTGACGGGCGTCAAGGACCAGGGGAAATGCGGCAGCTGCTGGGCCTTCTCCGCCGTGGCGTCCGTGGAAGGCCTCAACGCGATCCGGACGGGCAGCCTCGTGTCCCTCTCCGAGCAAGAGCTCATCGACTGCGACACGGGCGGCGACGACAACGGGTGCCAGGGCGGGCTCATGGAGAGCGCCTTCGAGTTCATCGCCCAcagcgccggcggcctcgCCACGGAAGCCGCCTACCCGTACCACGCATCCAACGGCACCTGCAACGCCAACCGTGGATCCTCCGTGTCCGTCCGGATCGACGGCCACCAGAGCGTGCCGGCCGGGAACGAGGAAGCTCTAGCCAAGGCCGTGGCCCACCAGCCCGTGTCCGTGGCCATTGATGCCGGCGGCCAGGCGTTCCAGTTTTACTCCGAGGGGGTTTTCACTGGGGATTGTGGCAGTGAGTTGGACCATGGGGTTGCTGTTGTTGGGTACGGGGTtgcggaggaggacgggaaGGAGTACTGGATCGTGAAGAACTCTTGGGGCCCTGGGTGGGGCGAGCATGGGTATGTGAGGATGCAGAGGGACTCCGGGGTTGATGGCGGGCTTTGTGGGATCGCCATGGAAGCCTCGTACCCTGTCAAGAACGAgcagacgaagaagaagccccGGCGCGCGCtcggggagaagaaggcgtaCTACTCCCAGTGA
- the LOC100827359 gene encoding TBC1 domain family member 13, with protein MASSPISPPPAELEISRQSRILAALSKKLIDLDELRMLAAQGVPDGAGVRSTVWKLLLGYLPNDRALWEQELTKKRSEYAAFKEEFLSNTVGRSCATRGLEGHGEENEELVDNGLLRRSEITQEEHPLSFGKTSEWNQFAEYSEMMEQVDRDVKRTHPDMHFFCGDSSFAKSNQESLKNVLIIFAKLNAGIRYVQGMNEILAPLFFVFRNDPDSKNANFAEADSFFCFVELLSGFRDNFCQKLDNSAVGIRGTLCKLSQLLAKYDRELQHHLEVTTEVNPQFYAFRWITLLLTQEFNFADTIHIWDTLLSDPDGRQETLLRICCAMLILIRKRLLAGDFTANLKLLQSYPPTNIGHLLYVANKLQ; from the exons ATGGCGAGCTCACCGATATCCCCTCCGCCGGCGGAGCTAGAGATCTCGCGGCAGTCACGTATTCTCGCGGCG TTGTCCAAGAAGCTGATAGATCTCGACGAGCTGAGGATGCTTGCGGCTCAGGGCGTccccgacggcgccggcgttCGGTCGACTGTGTGGAAG CTGCTATTGGGCTATTTGCCCAATGATCGTGCACTGTGGGAGCAGGAGTTGACAAAAAAGAGATCAGAATATGCAGCCTTCAAAGAAGAGTTCCTTAGCAACACT GTAGGTAGAAGTTGTGCTACAAGAGGATTAGAAGGGCACGGtgaagaaaatgaagagctTGTTGACAACGGGTTACTTCGAAGGTCTGAGATAACCCAAGAGGAGCATCCTTTGAGCTTTGGCAAAACCAGTGAATGGAATCAGTTCGCTGAG TATTCCGAGATGATGGAACAGGTTGACCGTGATGTGAAACGCACTCATCCTGACATGCATTTCTTCTGTGGGGACTCATCTTTTGCGAAGTCTAATCAG GAATCTCTGAAAAACGTATTAATTATCTTTGCCAAGCTGAATGCTGGAATAAGATATGTGCAAGGGATGAACGAAATTTTGGCACCgctcttctttgtttttcgGAATGATCCGGATTCTAAAAATGCT AACTTTGCGGAAGCTGATTCTTTCTTTTGCTTCGTGGAGCTACTTAGTGGATTTAGGGACAATTTCTGCCAGAAGCTAGACAACAGTGCTGTTGGCATCCGAGGGACGCTCTGCAAATTATCGCAACTCCTAGCAAAGTACGACAGAGAGCTTCAGCATCATTTGGAAGTAACTACAGAA GTGAATCCCCAGTTCTACGCATTCAGGTGGATAACGCTGCTACTAACCCAGGAGTTCAACTTCGCCGATACTATTCACATATGGGACACACTATTAAGTGACCCCGATGGTCGTCAG GAAACCCTGCTGAGGATATGCTGCGCAATGCTGATCCTTATCCGAAAACGCCTCTTGGCTGGCGATTTCACCGCGAATCTCAAGCTTCTGCAGAGCTACCCACCGACGAACATCGGCCACCTCCTCTATGTCGCGAACAAGTTGCAATGA